From Saprospiraceae bacterium, one genomic window encodes:
- a CDS encoding deoxyhypusine synthase family protein → MNRGPISQFIAHHYRHFNAAALVDAAKGYETHLAEGGKMMVTLAGAMSTAELGVSLAEMIRNDKVDIISCTGANLEEDLMNLVAHSHYKRIPNYRDLTPQDEWNLLEKGLNRVTDTCIPEEEAFRRLQKHIYELWKKADQTGQRFFPHEYMYQMLLSGVLEQYYEIDPKNSWMLAAAQKNIPIVCPGWEDSTMGNIFASYVIKSDIKASTMKSGIEYMVWLADWYRKNSSGKGVGFFQIGGGIAGDFPICVVPMMYQDLEWHDVPFWSYFCQISDSTTSYGSYSGAVPNEKITWGKLDIHTPKYVIESDATIVAPLIFAWILGW, encoded by the coding sequence ATGAACAGAGGACCCATATCACAATTCATCGCGCATCATTACAGACATTTTAACGCAGCAGCGCTGGTTGATGCGGCCAAAGGATATGAAACGCATCTTGCAGAAGGTGGAAAAATGATGGTTACGCTCGCAGGAGCCATGAGTACTGCAGAATTGGGGGTTTCTCTGGCAGAAATGATCAGAAATGACAAAGTGGACATTATCTCCTGTACCGGTGCCAATCTGGAAGAAGATCTGATGAATTTGGTCGCTCACAGCCATTACAAAAGAATCCCCAATTACCGCGATCTCACTCCACAGGATGAATGGAATTTGCTGGAGAAAGGATTGAACCGCGTTACTGATACCTGCATTCCTGAAGAAGAAGCATTCAGAAGATTGCAAAAACACATTTACGAACTCTGGAAAAAGGCAGATCAGACTGGTCAGCGATTTTTTCCGCACGAATACATGTATCAAATGTTGCTGAGCGGTGTGCTGGAACAGTATTATGAAATCGATCCGAAAAATTCATGGATGCTGGCAGCCGCACAAAAAAATATTCCCATCGTTTGTCCGGGTTGGGAAGATTCTACCATGGGAAATATTTTTGCATCTTATGTGATCAAATCGGATATCAAGGCTTCCACCATGAAATCAGGAATCGAATACATGGTTTGGTTGGCAGATTGGTACCGCAAAAATTCATCCGGTAAAGGGGTTGGATTTTTTCAAATCGGAGGTGGAATTGCGGGTGATTTTCCCATCTGTGTGGTACCCATGATGTACCAGGATTTGGAGTGGCACGACGTTCCATTTTGGTCGTACTTCTGTCAGATCTCTGATTCTACAACATCCTACGGCTCATATTCCGGTGCAGTTCCCAACGAAAAGATTACCTGGGGAAAACTAGACATTCACACTCCAAAATACGTCATAGAAAGTGATGCAACGATTGTTGCTCCACTTATTTTCGCCTGGATTTTGGGTTGGTAA
- the speB gene encoding agmatinase has translation MAKYKLSTKTYAGIPEELGKKNKAEVILTSIPYDGTSTWGKGADEGYKAFLYASENMELYDIETNSEPYRHGVYLEKEMEVKKDSPEDMCKKVYKKTKELLKTEKLLTFFGGEHSISIGIMRAFKEKYPDLTVLQIDAHADLRQEYHGSKYNHACAVAEAQRDCNLLQVGIRSMDIVEKKYMEASKVYFAHNIMDNDYWMEESIQKMTDHVYVTFDLDAFDSSLMPSTGTPEPGGMQWYQTLQYLRMVFSRKKIVGFDIVELAPNPHNPAPDFLTAKLYYKMLAYYFDKKKKNK, from the coding sequence ATGGCTAAATATAAACTGAGCACAAAAACCTACGCCGGAATTCCGGAGGAACTTGGCAAAAAAAACAAAGCGGAAGTCATTCTGACCTCTATACCTTACGATGGGACCAGCACTTGGGGAAAAGGGGCGGATGAAGGGTACAAAGCTTTTTTGTACGCCTCAGAAAACATGGAATTGTATGATATTGAAACCAATTCTGAACCCTATCGCCATGGTGTTTATTTGGAAAAAGAAATGGAGGTCAAAAAAGACAGTCCTGAGGATATGTGCAAAAAAGTGTACAAAAAAACCAAAGAACTTTTAAAGACCGAAAAATTGCTCACTTTTTTTGGCGGTGAACATTCCATCAGCATTGGCATCATGCGCGCTTTCAAAGAAAAATATCCGGATCTTACCGTATTACAAATTGATGCACACGCCGATCTTAGGCAGGAATACCACGGAAGCAAATACAACCATGCTTGCGCAGTAGCAGAGGCACAGAGGGATTGTAATCTCTTGCAAGTTGGGATCCGAAGCATGGATATCGTAGAAAAAAAATACATGGAAGCGTCGAAAGTCTATTTTGCACACAACATCATGGACAACGATTATTGGATGGAAGAATCCATTCAAAAAATGACAGATCATGTTTATGTCACGTTTGACCTGGATGCATTTGATTCTTCCCTAATGCCAAGCACAGGAACTCCCGAGCCAGGCGGTATGCAATGGTATCAAACGCTGCAATATCTTCGCATGGTTTTTTCCAGAAAAAAAATTGTTGGATTTGACATCGTCGAACTTGCCCCTAATCCGCACAATCCGGCACCTGATTTTCTGACAGCCAAGTTGTATTATAAAATGCTGGCTTATTATTTTGACAAAAAGAAAAAAAATAAATGA
- a CDS encoding arginine decarboxylase, producing the protein MHNKYFDLIDQSYYFPQEGFDLEKDQLIFNGIPLMMLIEKYGTPFKMTYLPKIGDQIKKAKNFFNRSIKSTNYGGRYFYCYCTKCCHFSYVLEEVLQHDVQIETSSAFDIELILNLYKQGKIDHSKIIVNNGFKTKQYLENISQLVNDGFENVIPVLDNKYELNAYDQLMKNPCKMGVRMATEEEPMFEFYTSRLGIRSSELVQFCKENFTNHSKFSLHMLHFFVDTGIKDTTYYWGELKKGIKTYIELKKLFPTLQAINIGGGLPIRNSLGSDYDYKYMIHQIVSMLKEACEEEEIDEPDIYTEFGKYTVGESGATIFSVLEQKQQNDSEIWYMVDNSLMNTLPDSWGISERFILLPINKWHNEYRRVNIGGLSCDNSDYYNTEAQNQQLFMPAFDRDDKEPLYLGFFHTGAYQDALSGYGGIKHCLIPSPKHILVDRDVNGNIVDTVYSEEQTAKQMLKILGYK; encoded by the coding sequence ATTCACAACAAGTATTTTGACCTCATCGACCAATCTTATTATTTTCCGCAAGAAGGTTTCGATTTGGAAAAAGACCAGCTCATTTTTAACGGCATCCCTTTAATGATGCTGATTGAAAAATATGGCACCCCATTTAAAATGACCTACCTTCCCAAAATTGGTGATCAGATTAAAAAAGCCAAAAACTTTTTTAACCGGTCCATCAAATCCACCAACTACGGAGGCCGCTATTTTTATTGTTACTGTACCAAATGCTGTCACTTCTCTTATGTACTTGAAGAGGTGCTACAGCACGATGTTCAAATTGAAACCTCCTCTGCCTTTGACATTGAGTTGATTTTAAATCTTTACAAACAAGGAAAAATTGACCATAGCAAAATTATTGTCAACAATGGATTTAAGACCAAACAATACCTTGAAAATATTTCTCAACTGGTCAACGACGGCTTTGAAAATGTGATTCCCGTTTTAGACAATAAGTATGAACTGAATGCCTACGATCAATTGATGAAAAATCCTTGCAAGATGGGCGTCAGGATGGCAACAGAAGAAGAGCCCATGTTTGAATTCTATACCTCAAGATTGGGCATTCGTTCATCAGAGTTGGTCCAGTTTTGCAAAGAGAATTTTACCAACCATTCAAAATTCTCGCTTCACATGCTTCATTTTTTTGTAGATACCGGAATCAAGGATACGACCTATTACTGGGGTGAATTAAAAAAAGGAATCAAAACATACATCGAATTAAAAAAACTATTTCCTACCCTTCAAGCCATCAACATTGGAGGTGGGCTTCCCATTAGAAATTCTCTGGGCTCTGATTACGATTACAAATACATGATCCATCAAATTGTGTCGATGCTCAAGGAAGCTTGCGAAGAAGAGGAAATTGACGAACCAGATATTTATACCGAATTTGGAAAATATACCGTTGGAGAAAGCGGCGCCACCATTTTTTCCGTTCTCGAACAAAAACAACAAAACGATTCTGAAATTTGGTACATGGTTGACAATTCCCTGATGAATACCTTACCGGATAGCTGGGGTATTTCAGAGCGCTTTATTTTACTTCCCATCAACAAATGGCACAACGAATATCGGCGGGTGAATATAGGTGGTTTAAGTTGCGACAACTCCGATTATTACAATACTGAAGCGCAGAATCAACAATTGTTTATGCCTGCCTTTGACCGAGATGACAAGGAACCCCTTTACCTGGGTTTCTTCCATACCGGAGCTTATCAGGATGCCCTATCGGGCTATGGTGGAATCAAACATTGCCTGATCCCTTCCCCAAAACACATTCTGGTCGATCGCGACGTGAATGGCAATATTGTTGATACAGTGTATAGTGAAGAACAAACCGCAAAACAAATGCTTAAAATTCTCGGTTATAAATAA
- a CDS encoding T9SS type A sorting domain-containing protein yields MNQKFTFRLLGFMLAILVSNASYSQYISLPCANAFEDIQTSGTFVPNSTFDDNVTTIALPAGFNFSFYGVPQTSANISTNGNMTFNPTTGPGAAFTNTALAVGMNGIFPYWDDLNGAPGIFTEMRGVAPNRRFIIYWNKPFFGGSDPIVFEVVLFETNNAIEFRYADLNGLTGNGATIGIAGPTGTSLLQLGFNMAGVVSAGQCIRFELPVACTIIPPANVTLNNTPGLCGAIHNFAFTGTCNPITVTPPSGSLFPVGVTRVTGVNGFVSASFNVTVLDIEPPTFVPACPKGGLVTLNAGPGICEVSWDAPPFMAIDNCPVMGGMFGPRSITTVCLPPASYWSITGGANSWGVMFDLVNTSGMPLNLQLLGERAFANVPHRIWYRTAPGPHAPVQGTPAAWTLCATRTPQFGAQFTTIIDSFDLITGVVYDTTNLCVAPFFRVDSFKAGCVTLMPGETRGIYIHAPGTPGTNASLFNGCQPAQMGNAQITTPLNGATYTGGEFAAPFINSSFGFGGSNWIGVIGYAFGGGSNMVPVSQDCGAPYGPGCFFPIGCTQLCYSAEDDGGNRIECIFDVCVNEYSNPTRALACNDLVQISLDDSCWATINPDMVLEGGPYGCYDNYNVVVRDWITKAIVDRRPTIAGSQVGRQDIGRQLQVTVTDPRTGNTCWGMLTVEDKLPPILTCPPNDTIPCDVEPTPANTGIPSVYENCGGVSLSYRDVTTKGSCAVGYAYSIRRTWTAEDSYGNRSVCVQNILVSLGDLLAVTTPPNWDNIDQPMLNCDEKIDRNKNIVPHMLDNPVCLDGYILDSAYWLARPQQLDIYPNRRIPRVLGWNCIDDVNSKYFGHPNPDPVYYPQHRLWQPNNPLCWGPDTHIMWIGTGRPGGTNCHNLSVTYEDIVFDLRTSPTCDAGPVGCYKLLRKWTVMDWCTSLVGGHSQVIKVADAEGPQVLYPDSARVNMESYSCFGRWEVPPAWLIDNCSNEIHYTVEVERGTILGNETSGYVVIGMPEGIQSAWIVAEDCCGNITRKHVVINVVDRVPPQPICRTATTVSLNGNQSPGENVIRICAQDLDEGSYDNCQPHVFFKMIRMAELLGTNNGSNSNNTVACNGINGDDNLTLTGNQVYFDDCSYFCCADVGTRVMVVLRVFDVDPGPGPVTPVRMTSTAQPLHGRFSDCMVEVEVQNKAVPTVVAPPNIVVSCWFWFDIAKLTDPNDATFGRVVTDLTDRKKVVTQDLVCYKYCERNDYTGYPGFVPSNQVPKPAPNQACEYYWQYFDTAHWDNKYELTWGFDGYVLSSCGANPNITVNDLRECGQGIIQRIVSATGPNNINVTAIQTIWVVDCDPFYIDDLTCNDPRFSDVIWPNGVCTQTPVTINGCGADLSPDNPQLGRPQVINNADDNCALISIEYDDDVFTIEPDACMKVLRTWTIIDWCQYDPFISTEFGRWERLQVIKVRDQDKPVVTCNVGPCEPASIHPTLGVCVGHISLTADATDNCTPEDWLFWEYKIDAYNDRVGVHAGWDFRVGTLTERQFNAGDTVEYSHNPFADNPRNPFDASGTYPIGIHRINWFVEDGCGNVGTCETLFEIKDCKAPTPYCLTGIITVPMPASGCIDIWAKDLDHGSFDNCTAQEDLLFYFNGDVNATSITVCCDDFVNAGANDELRIEVEMWVEDEEGNRDYCKTVVIVQDNQDICPNTGSVGRITGELKTAGGEEANPVDMSLYNNGNMMKQTVGSPYAFRELDLSKTYMVSPVRNDDHANGITTQDIIAIQKHILGQQTINSPYKLIAADVNASKSITTADISELRKLILGNINEFSKVQSWTFVPGTHVFNNPLTPYDAPRVANVSFTQTTSPEEVAAPFVAIKMGDVTGDARASNASAVSSRTNGVLNIEVDEKSLVAGESYRIGFKSSDFNQIAGYQFTLKYDRNALVFEGIEAGALNVTEANFGTMRVNEGIITTSWNSNKGETVGKDGELFTLVFKAVRSAQVSSLFAITSDVTKAAAYDAMDQSKEVRMGVRTTKGVVESGIFELYQNEPNPFSKETVVSYRLPEAGAVTLSVYDVTGKVVRVYNLKGQKGLNSYQISKGDLNATGVLYYQLDAANHTATKRMVIIE; encoded by the coding sequence ATGAATCAAAAATTTACTTTCAGGTTGCTGGGCTTTATGCTGGCAATTCTGGTTTCAAATGCATCTTACAGTCAATACATCAGTTTGCCCTGTGCCAATGCATTTGAAGATATTCAAACCTCCGGAACTTTTGTTCCCAATTCAACTTTTGATGATAATGTAACCACCATTGCTCTTCCCGCTGGTTTTAATTTTTCTTTTTACGGTGTCCCTCAGACCAGCGCAAATATTTCTACCAATGGTAATATGACTTTCAATCCTACCACCGGTCCGGGTGCTGCTTTTACCAATACTGCTCTGGCAGTGGGTATGAACGGAATTTTCCCTTATTGGGATGACCTGAACGGTGCTCCGGGAATATTTACTGAAATGAGAGGTGTTGCGCCAAACAGGCGTTTCATCATTTATTGGAACAAGCCTTTCTTTGGGGGCAGTGATCCAATTGTCTTTGAGGTGGTATTGTTTGAAACCAATAACGCGATCGAATTCAGATACGCGGACCTTAATGGATTGACGGGCAACGGCGCCACCATAGGTATTGCTGGCCCTACCGGTACTTCATTATTGCAGTTGGGCTTTAACATGGCAGGAGTTGTATCTGCCGGACAATGCATTCGCTTTGAATTACCAGTTGCTTGCACGATTATTCCCCCTGCAAATGTTACCTTAAACAACACTCCTGGTCTTTGTGGTGCGATTCACAATTTTGCATTTACAGGTACTTGTAATCCAATTACTGTGACTCCACCATCGGGTTCATTATTCCCGGTTGGTGTTACCAGAGTTACTGGTGTAAATGGATTCGTGTCCGCTTCTTTTAATGTTACTGTATTAGATATAGAACCACCCACTTTTGTACCAGCCTGTCCAAAAGGAGGATTGGTAACCCTCAATGCAGGTCCCGGAATTTGTGAAGTTTCCTGGGATGCCCCTCCATTTATGGCCATTGACAATTGTCCTGTGATGGGTGGTATGTTTGGACCACGTAGCATCACGACCGTATGTTTGCCTCCGGCTTCCTATTGGTCCATCACAGGTGGTGCCAACAGCTGGGGTGTGATGTTTGACCTGGTCAACACTTCTGGTATGCCTTTGAATCTTCAATTGTTGGGAGAGCGTGCATTTGCCAATGTTCCTCACAGAATTTGGTATCGTACTGCTCCCGGCCCTCACGCACCGGTTCAAGGTACACCTGCTGCATGGACTTTGTGCGCTACCCGCACACCACAGTTTGGTGCTCAGTTTACCACGATTATCGATAGTTTTGATCTGATCACTGGAGTTGTTTATGACACCACCAATTTGTGCGTGGCTCCATTCTTTAGAGTGGATTCTTTCAAAGCCGGTTGTGTTACATTAATGCCTGGTGAGACCCGCGGTATCTATATTCACGCGCCCGGTACTCCGGGAACCAACGCTTCTTTGTTTAACGGCTGCCAACCCGCTCAAATGGGTAATGCCCAGATCACCACTCCTTTGAATGGGGCCACTTATACAGGGGGTGAGTTTGCTGCTCCATTTATCAACAGCTCTTTTGGATTTGGAGGTTCTAACTGGATTGGTGTAATCGGTTATGCATTCGGTGGTGGATCCAACATGGTTCCAGTTTCACAGGATTGTGGAGCTCCTTACGGACCGGGTTGTTTCTTCCCGATCGGATGTACTCAGCTTTGTTATAGTGCAGAAGACGATGGAGGAAACAGAATTGAATGTATATTTGATGTATGCGTCAATGAATATTCTAACCCAACCCGTGCCTTGGCATGCAATGATTTGGTACAGATCAGTCTGGACGACAGCTGCTGGGCCACCATCAATCCGGACATGGTCTTGGAAGGAGGTCCTTATGGATGTTATGACAATTACAACGTGGTCGTCAGAGACTGGATTACCAAAGCCATTGTGGACAGAAGACCAACCATTGCAGGATCTCAGGTAGGTCGTCAGGACATTGGAAGACAACTTCAGGTGACTGTGACCGATCCGCGTACCGGAAATACCTGTTGGGGAATGTTGACAGTAGAAGATAAACTTCCACCGATACTGACCTGTCCGCCAAACGATACGATACCATGTGATGTCGAACCAACACCAGCCAATACGGGCATACCTTCCGTGTATGAGAATTGCGGTGGAGTAAGCTTGAGCTACAGAGACGTAACCACCAAAGGAAGTTGCGCAGTAGGATATGCTTATTCAATCAGACGTACCTGGACCGCAGAAGATTCTTATGGCAACAGATCTGTATGCGTACAAAATATTTTGGTATCCCTTGGAGATTTGTTGGCAGTGACAACACCTCCGAATTGGGACAACATCGATCAGCCAATGCTGAATTGCGATGAGAAAATAGACAGAAACAAGAACATCGTACCTCACATGCTGGACAATCCGGTATGTTTGGATGGTTACATATTGGACAGCGCATACTGGTTGGCCAGACCGCAACAACTCGATATCTATCCAAACAGAAGAATTCCAAGAGTATTGGGATGGAACTGTATCGATGATGTAAACAGCAAATACTTCGGCCATCCAAATCCGGATCCGGTGTATTATCCACAACACCGTTTGTGGCAGCCAAACAACCCATTGTGCTGGGGTCCTGATACACATATTATGTGGATAGGAACAGGCCGTCCGGGCGGCACGAACTGCCATAACCTGTCAGTGACGTATGAAGACATCGTATTTGATCTGAGAACAAGTCCAACTTGTGATGCAGGTCCTGTAGGATGTTACAAATTGTTGAGAAAATGGACCGTGATGGACTGGTGTACGAGCTTAGTTGGCGGACACAGCCAGGTGATCAAAGTAGCGGATGCAGAAGGTCCGCAGGTACTGTATCCTGATTCAGCCAGAGTAAATATGGAGAGCTACAGCTGCTTCGGCCGTTGGGAAGTTCCACCAGCCTGGTTGATCGACAACTGTTCAAATGAAATACACTACACCGTTGAAGTTGAAAGAGGAACCATCCTTGGCAACGAGACAAGCGGATACGTAGTTATTGGCATGCCGGAAGGAATTCAGAGTGCATGGATCGTGGCAGAAGACTGCTGTGGCAACATCACCAGAAAGCATGTAGTCATCAACGTAGTAGACCGCGTACCACCACAGCCGATATGCCGCACAGCCACTACAGTGAGCTTGAATGGCAATCAGAGCCCTGGCGAAAACGTGATCAGAATATGCGCACAGGATCTGGATGAAGGATCCTATGACAACTGTCAGCCACATGTATTCTTCAAGATGATCAGAATGGCAGAGTTGTTGGGCACGAACAACGGTTCGAACTCTAACAACACAGTTGCCTGCAACGGAATCAACGGAGACGACAACCTGACATTGACCGGAAACCAGGTGTACTTTGACGACTGCAGCTATTTCTGCTGTGCGGATGTAGGTACCCGTGTGATGGTAGTGTTGAGGGTATTTGACGTTGACCCGGGTCCAGGTCCAGTAACTCCAGTGAGAATGACAAGTACTGCCCAACCATTGCACGGCCGCTTCAGCGACTGTATGGTAGAGGTAGAAGTACAGAACAAAGCAGTACCGACGGTAGTAGCACCACCAAACATCGTGGTAAGCTGCTGGTTCTGGTTTGATATTGCAAAATTGACAGATCCAAATGATGCTACCTTTGGTAGAGTAGTGACTGATCTGACCGATCGCAAGAAAGTAGTGACCCAGGATTTGGTGTGCTACAAATACTGCGAAAGAAATGACTATACCGGATATCCAGGTTTTGTACCGAGCAATCAGGTACCAAAACCAGCACCAAATCAGGCATGCGAGTACTACTGGCAGTATTTCGATACAGCACATTGGGACAACAAGTATGAATTGACCTGGGGCTTTGACGGATACGTATTGAGTTCCTGTGGAGCGAATCCAAACATCACAGTCAATGACTTGAGAGAATGCGGTCAGGGAATCATTCAGAGAATCGTGAGTGCAACCGGACCAAACAACATCAACGTAACAGCCATCCAGACGATCTGGGTAGTAGACTGCGATCCATTCTACATTGATGATCTGACTTGCAACGATCCACGCTTTAGCGATGTGATCTGGCCAAACGGCGTATGTACGCAGACACCAGTGACCATCAACGGATGTGGAGCAGACCTGAGTCCGGACAATCCACAATTGGGCCGTCCACAAGTGATCAACAATGCCGATGACAATTGCGCATTGATCTCCATCGAGTACGATGACGATGTATTTACCATAGAGCCGGATGCATGTATGAAAGTATTGCGTACCTGGACCATCATCGACTGGTGTCAGTACGATCCATTCATCAGCACAGAATTCGGAAGATGGGAGAGATTGCAAGTGATCAAAGTAAGAGATCAGGACAAGCCAGTGGTAACCTGCAATGTAGGCCCATGTGAGCCAGCGAGCATCCACCCGACCTTAGGCGTATGTGTGGGTCACATCAGCCTTACCGCAGATGCCACCGACAACTGTACACCAGAAGACTGGTTGTTCTGGGAATACAAAATCGATGCATACAATGACAGAGTAGGAGTACATGCAGGATGGGATTTCCGCGTAGGAACACTTACAGAAAGACAGTTCAATGCAGGAGATACCGTGGAGTATAGCCACAACCCATTTGCAGACAATCCACGCAATCCGTTTGATGCGAGTGGCACCTATCCAATCGGTATCCACAGAATCAACTGGTTTGTAGAAGATGGCTGCGGCAATGTAGGAACCTGCGAGACATTGTTTGAAATCAAAGATTGCAAAGCACCGACACCATACTGTTTGACAGGAATCATCACCGTACCGATGCCGGCCAGCGGCTGCATCGATATCTGGGCGAAAGACCTTGATCACGGAAGCTTTGACAACTGTACAGCACAGGAAGACCTGTTGTTCTACTTCAATGGAGATGTAAACGCGACATCCATCACCGTATGCTGCGATGACTTTGTGAATGCAGGAGCGAATGATGAATTGAGAATCGAAGTTGAGATGTGGGTAGAAGACGAGGAAGGTAACCGTGACTACTGCAAGACGGTAGTAATCGTACAAGACAATCAGGACATATGTCCAAACACCGGATCAGTAGGAAGAATTACCGGAGAGCTTAAGACAGCAGGCGGTGAGGAAGCCAACCCAGTGGACATGAGCTTGTACAACAACGGCAACATGATGAAGCAGACCGTAGGAAGCCCATACGCATTCAGAGAATTGGATCTGAGCAAAACGTATATGGTAAGCCCTGTAAGAAATGACGACCATGCCAATGGAATCACTACACAGGATATCATAGCGATTCAGAAACATATCTTGGGTCAGCAGACGATAAACAGCCCATACAAATTGATCGCAGCGGACGTAAATGCAAGCAAGAGCATCACAACAGCGGATATCTCTGAATTGCGCAAATTGATCCTTGGCAATATCAATGAGTTCAGCAAAGTACAGTCCTGGACATTTGTACCTGGCACGCATGTATTCAACAACCCGCTGACACCATACGATGCGCCAAGGGTAGCAAATGTGAGCTTCACACAGACAACATCACCAGAAGAAGTGGCAGCACCATTTGTAGCCATTAAGATGGGAGATGTGACAGGAGATGCCAGAGCAAGCAATGCGAGCGCAGTGAGCAGCCGTACCAACGGAGTGTTGAACATCGAAGTGGACGAAAAGAGTCTTGTAGCAGGAGAAAGCTACAGAATAGGCTTCAAATCAAGCGACTTCAATCAGATCGCAGGATACCAGTTCACCTTGAAGTATGACAGAAATGCACTTGTATTCGAAGGAATCGAGGCTGGAGCATTGAATGTAACAGAGGCAAACTTTGGAACGATGAGAGTAAATGAAGGCATCATCACCACCAGCTGGAACTCCAACAAAGGAGAGACCGTTGGAAAAGATGGAGAATTGTTTACCCTTGTATTCAAAGCAGTGAGAAGTGCACAGGTGAGCAGCTTGTTTGCGATCACCAGCGATGTGACCAAAGCAGCAGCCTACGATGCAATGGATCAGAGCAAGGAAGTGAGAATGGGCGTACGTACAACGAAGGGAGTTGTTGAAAGCGGCATCTTCGAATTGTATCAGAACGAGCCAAACCCATTCTCAAAAGAGACTGTCGTAAGCTACCGCTTACCGGAAGCAGGCGCAGTGACTCTGAGCGTATATGATGTAACCGGTAAGGTAGTCAGAGTGTACAACCTGAAAGGCCAGAAAGGTCTGAACAGCTACCAGATCAGCAAAGGCGATCTGAATGCAACAGGCGTATTGTACTACCAGTTGGATGCAGCCAACCACACAGCAACGAAAAGAATGGTGATCATCGAGTAA